TCTAGATTTTTAAACATAGAAGAATAGAAATCAATTTTAGACAGAGAAGTAAAGAGTTCAGGTATATTTAAAAGTAATTGAAGCTGGTACATGTAGGATTTCCCCCTCCTTAAAAAATATTTTTATATAGGTCTTTGCAGAATCCCAAAATCCTTATGGATTAAGGGATTCTGCTATATATTTTCAAAGGAATTCCTCCACTTTCGTCGAATTTATATAGAGAACCAAATCCCAAAAAGAAATGGAGGAAATCCTATGAAAATCAAAGCTAAACAACTTTCTCTCTCCGATATTTACGATGATGTTCAATCCTTCTTTGAAGAAGATAAACCCAAGTTTATTAAACTCTTTGATTCCTTTATTGATTTATCTGAACTTATTCCACCTTCTTTTTACGCCCATTATTATTCTCACTTCGGGCGTCATAGGGATTTTTCTCTTGAATCTATGCTCACTTCTTTGATTATCCAAAAAATTCTCTCTATCCCTACTGTTCAACTCCTTGTCCATGTTCTTAAGCTCTCTAAAGAATTAAGAGAGCTTTGTGGCTTTAAAAGAGTCCCTCATCCTTCTCAATTCTCTAGATTTAAATCCATTTTCCTCAAAGATTTGGAGAATTTCTTCAATAATCTTGTTAATTTAACTGAGCCTATTTGTCAGGCTATTAATCCTTCACTTTCTAATATCCTCATCGCTGATACTACTGGCTTTCAACCTTATGTCAGAGAAAATAATCCTAAGTTCTTTGATTCCCTTTATAGAAATATTAAAAAGTTCTCTAAATCTAATCCTGATTTTGATGCCCACTCTTATGCTTGTTCTAAAATGCCTAAGTTCGCTCACTCTAATCCTGATGCTAAATTCTCTTATATTAATGGCCATTATTGTTACTCTATCAAAGCTACCATCCTCACTAATGGCTTAGGCATTATTCAGCATATTAGTTTCTATGACGATGATTCTTTAAATGTCAATACTGCTAAATCTGCTGCCGAGTCTAAAGATTTGTACGATTCTAAAACTTTAATCCCTTCTCTTAAGGAATTCTTTAATTTACATCCTAATTTCTCTTATAGATACTTCTTAGGTGACGCTGGGTTTGATTCTTTTGATAATTACAAATACTTGTTCTCAGAGCATGGCATAATCCCTATTATCCCTATTAACCCTCGAAATTCTAAAAACTTACCTCAGCCTACTTTTAACTCTGATGGTATCCCTACCTGCCCCCGTGACCCTTCTCTTAAAATGTCCTATGATGGCATCGTCCGGGAAAAAGGTAGAACTACCAGAATTAAATGGCTTTGCCCTATGTCCAAAAAAGTTAGACTAAACGGTAAAACTACTTATATCCTTCAATGTGATAACCCCTGTACCTCTTCTAAATGCGGCAGAATATTCTATACTACCCTTGATATTGATTTTAGAAAAAACACTGTTGTCCCTCGTAACTCTAAAAAGTGGTCCAAACTTTATGAAAAACGCCCTATTATTGAAAAATCTATTTCTCTTTTAAAAAGTTCTATCGCTGTTGATAGCTTTAAACTCATAAATACCAGGTCAATCAAAGCTGATGTTTTTCTTGGGGCTATCACTCAACATATTGGTTTAATTATTACTGCAAAACTTGGTACTTTTGAACATCCTTTATCTTTGAAAAAACTTTTGGCTTGATAACTTGTTCTTATGGTTTGATTCGTTTGTCACCTTTTTACATTAAAAAGGTGTGTTAGGTATTGTCTTTTTTGAATTTGTATCTTTCTTCCATTTCTCTTTTCCCCTCTTGAGCGTGCCTTTAAAATGTAATTTCTTTATTTTGTTCCTTGTAATGTAACTTTTTTACTCTAATATTTATCTCATTTTGCAATCACCTAAAATATTTTTATACGGTATATATAATAATTCGACAAATGGGAGGGGAAATCCTACATAAAAGATAAAAAATTCAAGAGTGATAGGAAAAAAGTATGTCTGTAGAATGGCTTAAATGAAGGCTTCTGAATTTTGCACAAGTCTAAATTTATAAGTTAATGAGGTGAATTTAATGTTTATTGGTAAGAGAATATGAACTTGAAACATTAAACAAACTTGAAGACGTGTAGGAAAAACTACATTACTGACCGAGTTTTGTAAAGATAAACCATCAATATGAATCACGGGAAAAAGCGTTTCTCTTTTTGGCTCAACAGGCGGAGGACAAACGGCTAAAATCTTCATAAGTATAAACTTCTTTTCTTTTTGGCAAAGACATAATTGGCACTCCTCATAATTTTTCCCATACTAAGTTTGACATTTTAATAGCTTTTATATTCTGTACTTTCATAGAGAAATTCCTTCTTGATTTCATTATATTATACATATACTATACATGCAACAGAATATAGTTTTGGTATCCGGCGTTCCAAAATGGGCTTACATTATTTTTGTCAGGACGTGTCGAATTTTCTTAATATTTGCACAGGAAAAAGATAGGGGGACGTTTGGCCTATCTTATAACTGTATTAAGATATATCCATATATACCCATCACCCCGCCGTACCACCTTGCTAAATACAATTTCAGCAATATCATATATTACCTTGAAAATAAGTAAGAGCAGATAAAATCCTGCTCCCTATCTAAAGTTTACAAATTCTTCTATGAAATAATCAATCGCATTTAATCGGCTCTTTATATACAAACCAATTTTAGTCCTTTCACACAAATCAACTAATAAATGAAATAAATACTCATCTCTTACAAATATTTTCTTTGGTTTACCCATATTTAAAATATATGGAATTACCATATCAAAAACATATTGTACTTCATTATCTTCTGGAGAAAGAATATGTTGATCTATTATCATCCCTGATTTAGAATC
The sequence above is a segment of the Thermoanaerobacter ethanolicus JW 200 genome. Coding sequences within it:
- a CDS encoding transposase; translated protein: MKIKAKQLSLSDIYDDVQSFFEEDKPKFIKLFDSFIDLSELIPPSFYAHYYSHFGRHRDFSLESMLTSLIIQKILSIPTVQLLVHVLKLSKELRELCGFKRVPHPSQFSRFKSIFLKDLENFFNNLVNLTEPICQAINPSLSNILIADTTGFQPYVRENNPKFFDSLYRNIKKFSKSNPDFDAHSYACSKMPKFAHSNPDAKFSYINGHYCYSIKATILTNGLGIIQHISFYDDDSLNVNTAKSAAESKDLYDSKTLIPSLKEFFNLHPNFSYRYFLGDAGFDSFDNYKYLFSEHGIIPIIPINPRNSKNLPQPTFNSDGIPTCPRDPSLKMSYDGIVREKGRTTRIKWLCPMSKKVRLNGKTTYILQCDNPCTSSKCGRIFYTTLDIDFRKNTVVPRNSKKWSKLYEKRPIIEKSISLLKSSIAVDSFKLINTRSIKADVFLGAITQHIGLIITAKLGTFEHPLSLKKLLA